One window of the Granulicella arctica genome contains the following:
- a CDS encoding NADPH-dependent FMN reductase: protein MDLRIAIILGSTRPGRRGDQIASWVLDTARNHGGAAYELIDLADYHLGNLDEGGNPNHQKYEHAHTKKWSQVIRSFDGYVFVVPEYNHSYPGALKNALDYVYREWNDKAAGIVSYGGWAAGVRAAEALRLVLAELQVATVRFQPAVLTHPTFASGAFVPTEALTASVREMLRQVLRWSGAMRTLRVEA, encoded by the coding sequence ATGGATCTTCGCATTGCAATCATTCTTGGGAGTACACGTCCCGGACGGCGGGGCGACCAGATCGCATCCTGGGTGCTGGACACGGCGCGGAACCACGGTGGCGCCGCCTACGAGTTGATCGACCTGGCCGACTACCATCTTGGAAATCTCGATGAGGGTGGTAACCCAAATCACCAAAAGTATGAGCATGCGCACACAAAAAAGTGGAGTCAGGTCATCCGGAGCTTTGATGGATATGTGTTCGTCGTTCCGGAGTACAACCACTCCTACCCCGGGGCGCTAAAAAACGCTCTGGACTATGTCTATCGTGAGTGGAACGACAAAGCCGCTGGTATCGTGAGCTACGGTGGCTGGGCAGCAGGAGTGCGAGCAGCAGAAGCGCTCAGACTCGTGCTTGCTGAACTTCAGGTGGCCACCGTGCGCTTCCAGCCCGCGGTTCTAACGCATCCCACCTTTGCTTCCGGAGCGTTCGTCCCTACAGAAGCGCTCACAGCTTCAGTCCGTGAGATGTTGCGGCAAGTGCTTCGTTGGTCGGGTGCCATGCGGACCCTGCGCGTTGAAGCTTGA
- a CDS encoding RNA polymerase sigma factor, translated as MESETERIALGLRQRDVVVLEALVEQYQYRLVRYLVSLLGRRDGVDDFVQETWLRVLERGGSYDGQYRFEPWLFRVARNVALDAMRKRPMFSLDSDEADGVGSSPASGEPSPYTLAARTQDAERIAHSLQTLEPVYREALVLRFQEDLSLEEISVIVGAPVSTVASRIYRGLATLRPRFEGDTA; from the coding sequence ATGGAAAGCGAAACGGAACGAATCGCGCTTGGGTTGCGCCAGCGAGATGTCGTCGTCCTTGAGGCTCTGGTCGAGCAATACCAATACCGGCTTGTTCGTTATCTGGTCTCCCTGTTGGGCAGACGCGATGGAGTTGACGATTTCGTGCAGGAGACGTGGCTACGAGTCCTGGAGCGGGGTGGGTCCTACGACGGGCAGTATCGCTTTGAACCCTGGCTCTTCAGGGTGGCACGCAATGTTGCTCTCGATGCCATGCGTAAGCGACCGATGTTCAGTCTGGACTCAGATGAGGCGGATGGCGTTGGCTCATCGCCTGCTTCCGGTGAGCCTTCGCCATACACGCTTGCGGCGCGGACACAAGATGCCGAGCGGATTGCCCACTCGCTGCAAACTCTGGAGCCCGTCTATCGCGAAGCCCTCGTACTGCGTTTTCAAGAAGATTTATCTCTAGAGGAAATATCTGTGATTGTGGGAGCGCCGGTCTCTACCGTAGCTTCCAGAATTTATCGAGGACTGGCAACGCTGCGGCCGCGGTTCGAGGGAGACACAGCATGA
- a CDS encoding MarR family winged helix-turn-helix transcriptional regulator: MKRSADLSPQEWEQWHRWTLMQRLLTQQIERHLQLSFGISKAEFSILVTLLRSSVKEPRVGDLSQSLGWEKSRVSHLLTRMEGRGLVKRVETGAAGRRTGLRLTFQGRQLAERAVTGHAQNIKRNFFEVSTPDQNVTIRSWIEQMIVALQGPEAVSQGSVEP; the protein is encoded by the coding sequence ATGAAGCGATCTGCAGACCTCTCACCTCAGGAATGGGAGCAATGGCATCGGTGGACGCTCATGCAGCGTCTCTTGACGCAGCAGATAGAGCGGCATCTACAGTTGTCGTTTGGGATATCGAAAGCAGAATTCAGCATCCTGGTAACCCTGCTCCGTTCGTCCGTCAAGGAACCACGCGTCGGCGACCTTTCGCAGTCGCTTGGTTGGGAGAAAAGCCGTGTATCCCATCTGCTCACCCGAATGGAAGGCCGTGGGCTCGTAAAGCGAGTAGAAACTGGAGCCGCCGGACGACGCACGGGCTTGCGACTCACGTTTCAGGGACGCCAACTTGCGGAGCGCGCCGTCACCGGGCATGCTCAGAACATCAAGCGCAACTTTTTCGAGGTATCTACACCTGACCAAAACGTCACGATCAGGTCATGGATAGAGCAAATGATCGTGGCCCTCCAGGGCCCTGAGGCGGTTAGCCAGGGCTCAGTCGAGCCCTGA
- a CDS encoding ParB/RepB/Spo0J family partition protein — protein sequence MPIRIIHLSDAAALEAQLVENLITSEFIRWRRRRIPRFAGLEDPTYSIEQIEAKVGKSPVFVASRLKLSDLVPSAVDAFYADEIGVGHALLLAKLPADQQEAALQSCFKEVHNGGSKPARILLPFRNLQFWIDSNILLVLKDAPFNKRDAQLIPTAGSCADRPKRTGHNKLLFGDDLGRQGDRCTDPNCYQAKVSAHVAQTVAAKPELVQISTA from the coding sequence GTGCCCATCCGCATCATTCATCTCTCCGATGCAGCAGCACTGGAGGCTCAATTGGTGGAAAACCTGATAACGTCTGAATTCATCCGATGGAGGAGGCGCAGGATTCCGCGCTTTGCCGGATTGGAAGACCCCACGTACAGCATCGAGCAGATTGAGGCGAAGGTGGGCAAATCGCCCGTCTTCGTGGCTTCGAGGTTGAAATTATCCGACCTTGTCCCGTCTGCGGTCGATGCCTTCTATGCCGATGAGATCGGCGTTGGCCATGCGCTATTGTTGGCGAAGCTGCCCGCCGATCAGCAGGAAGCGGCCCTTCAATCCTGTTTCAAGGAGGTCCACAATGGAGGATCGAAGCCCGCTCGTATCCTGCTGCCTTTCCGCAACCTGCAATTCTGGATTGACAGCAATATCCTGTTAGTCCTGAAAGATGCGCCGTTCAACAAGCGGGACGCGCAGCTTATCCCGACCGCTGGCAGTTGTGCCGATCGCCCCAAACGGACAGGCCATAACAAGCTGCTGTTTGGCGATGACCTCGGAAGACAGGGTGACCGATGCACCGATCCCAATTGCTATCAGGCCAAAGTCTCAGCGCATGTCGCGCAGACCGTCGCCGCGAAACCGGAGTTGGTGCAGATCAGTACGGCCTAG
- a CDS encoding ParB N-terminal domain-containing protein codes for MLSESKTNPRRTFEATALKELAESIRTQGVISPLLVRPLTENGFEIIAGARFIAPRRWHKPRPCPSASFISPMQQHWRLNWWKT; via the coding sequence ATGCTAAGTGAGTCCAAGACCAACCCCCGTCGCACCTTTGAAGCAACGGCCTTGAAGGAGCTGGCAGAGTCCATCCGTACCCAGGGGGTTATCTCGCCCTTGCTGGTTCGGCCACTTACCGAGAATGGCTTCGAGATCATCGCAGGAGCACGGTTTATCGCGCCGCGCAGATGGCATAAGCCTCGACCGTGCCCATCCGCATCATTCATCTCTCCGATGCAGCAGCACTGGAGGCTCAATTGGTGGAAAACCTGA
- a CDS encoding DUF6632 domain-containing protein — protein MKRERALQVVLVLVGLIYCFWGYLLFDNLWHDKWLRGHSDVMPMFLSLNTALGVCLLLAVKQPAKHRLMIGYGAWSSLAHAFTMTIMSAEAIVHGTHRQDSPQDIVMFVVIGGTLLALLPAKQASQAGEHIGEPRFVER, from the coding sequence ATGAAACGTGAACGCGCCTTACAGGTAGTGTTGGTGTTGGTGGGCTTGATTTATTGCTTTTGGGGCTATCTCCTGTTCGACAATCTGTGGCACGATAAGTGGCTTCGCGGGCATAGTGACGTCATGCCGATGTTCCTGAGCCTTAACACGGCGCTTGGAGTCTGCCTGTTGCTGGCCGTTAAGCAACCGGCGAAGCATCGTTTGATGATCGGCTACGGGGCGTGGTCCAGCCTTGCCCACGCGTTCACGATGACCATCATGTCGGCAGAGGCGATAGTTCACGGGACCCACAGGCAGGATAGTCCACAGGACATTGTGATGTTTGTTGTTATTGGAGGCACGCTGCTTGCGCTCCTCCCGGCAAAACAAGCATCGCAGGCCGGTGAACATATCGGTGAGCCACGCTTTGTCGAACGTTAG
- a CDS encoding glycoside hydrolase family 2 TIM barrel-domain containing protein, which produces MRYKNISISALLVLFALTLTLRAQTPSIPPEVENEAILGIHKEPYHATLMPYKDRTEALAADRKASSWARTLNGSWKFHWVPRPEERPVDFCKPAFDVSGWKDIPVPSNMEVQGYGTPIYTNFTYPFKKDWPRVTGEPPREFTTYTERDAVGSYRREFDVPANWKSRRIFVTFDGVDSAFFLYVNGKKVGYSVNSRNPAEFDLTPYVIPGAKNLIAVEVYRFSAGSYMEDQDMWRLSGIFRNVTLWSAPQVHVRDFSLTTDLDPGYRDGVLRVSAKIHNYSAAPQPARRLQVEVVPRGQTASIAQTAVDIPALAAGEERQVSTSLPVANPAKWTAETPNLYTAVLSLSGGGDVPAEMLSARTGFRKIEIKNAIFMINGAPVKLKGANRHENWPDTGHTVSEDRMIRDLELLKRVNANHVRTSHYTDDPRWYELADEYGIYLVAEANVECHGYMNVLDREPRYEPSIVDRNVANVENLKNHPSVVIWSLGNECGGGSSFRTALSAVRAIDSTRPTHYEPFGGGASLPTDIESHMYTSPQELQAAGEDAKRTRPVYLCEYAHAMNNSMGSVGDYNDLFDKYPTLMGGAIWEWEDQGLWNGRDPNHQYMAYGGGFGDFPNDKYFIHKGVVFSDRTPKPHYPELKRAYQWVSFTPIALDRGTIGIRNRYAFTNLNTFVPHWTLSEDGMTIDGGTLPPIDVAPGASSEVTLPIRPLSRKPGREYFLQLSFELAKPELWADAGYPVATQQFVLPVAPAVMREIAQSDVPASLKLAEDDRSITVTGNSFRVAFDKRQGTISQIERGGTSLLMEGGGPKLYLWRAPHRNDDEWASKAWDKYGINELQTSVKSIKATQLGDSQVLVEATLLEQGRQGWSATYRTAYTVSGDGSIAVKNNFVPAGERIPLARIGVRLMLNRAYNRLTYLGRGPMENYSDRDRGSDVGLYSSTVQEQLTPYPKPMEAGNHEDVRWAALAASGLPSLVAVSEGKLLQVSALPLRDEDLDQPAHAEDLPPSTSTVLTLDTRTLGVGSNSCGPKPLPQYMVWSDPTEFSYVLRLLPAGDHEYRDAARLPNLAQSRPSATRDNLR; this is translated from the coding sequence ATGCGTTACAAGAACATATCCATCTCAGCCTTACTCGTGTTATTTGCGTTGACACTCACACTGCGGGCGCAGACCCCGTCAATACCGCCCGAGGTTGAGAATGAGGCCATTCTTGGCATTCACAAGGAGCCCTATCACGCCACGCTGATGCCGTACAAAGACCGCACGGAGGCTCTGGCGGCTGACCGCAAGGCTTCCAGTTGGGCCCGCACCTTGAATGGTTCCTGGAAGTTCCACTGGGTCCCGCGGCCGGAGGAGCGTCCCGTTGACTTCTGCAAGCCGGCCTTTGATGTAAGCGGCTGGAAGGATATCCCTGTCCCATCCAACATGGAGGTGCAGGGTTATGGAACCCCCATCTACACGAATTTCACGTATCCCTTCAAGAAGGACTGGCCCAGGGTCACCGGCGAACCTCCGCGTGAGTTCACCACGTATACGGAGCGCGATGCCGTCGGCAGCTATCGCCGCGAGTTTGACGTTCCGGCGAACTGGAAGAGCCGGCGTATCTTCGTCACCTTCGACGGTGTCGACTCGGCTTTCTTCCTCTATGTCAACGGCAAGAAGGTCGGATACAGCGTGAACAGCCGCAATCCTGCGGAGTTCGATCTAACCCCCTATGTGATTCCCGGCGCAAAGAATCTGATCGCCGTTGAGGTGTACCGGTTCAGCGCAGGCAGCTACATGGAAGACCAGGATATGTGGCGGCTCAGCGGCATCTTTCGCAACGTAACCCTGTGGAGCGCTCCACAGGTTCATGTGCGGGATTTCTCTCTCACGACGGACCTGGATCCCGGGTATCGTGACGGAGTTCTGCGCGTGTCCGCGAAGATTCATAACTATTCCGCTGCACCGCAGCCGGCACGCCGTCTCCAGGTGGAGGTTGTGCCTCGCGGACAGACGGCAAGCATCGCACAGACGGCAGTCGACATTCCCGCGCTGGCGGCAGGTGAGGAGCGGCAGGTTTCCACTTCGCTCCCGGTTGCAAATCCTGCAAAGTGGACGGCGGAGACGCCGAATCTTTACACCGCGGTGCTGTCGTTGTCCGGCGGTGGAGACGTGCCTGCGGAGATGCTCTCGGCTCGCACCGGCTTCCGCAAGATCGAAATCAAGAACGCCATCTTCATGATCAACGGCGCGCCGGTGAAGCTGAAGGGCGCGAACCGCCACGAGAACTGGCCCGACACCGGGCACACCGTCTCAGAAGACCGCATGATCCGCGATTTGGAGCTGTTGAAGCGGGTGAATGCGAATCACGTGCGCACCTCGCATTACACGGACGATCCGCGGTGGTATGAGCTTGCGGACGAGTACGGCATTTACCTTGTGGCTGAGGCAAATGTCGAGTGCCACGGCTACATGAACGTGCTGGACCGGGAGCCGCGCTACGAGCCAAGCATCGTCGATCGCAATGTGGCGAATGTGGAGAACCTGAAGAACCATCCCTCGGTGGTCATCTGGTCGCTTGGAAATGAATGTGGCGGCGGCAGCAGCTTCCGGACTGCGCTCTCGGCAGTGCGGGCAATCGACAGTACACGGCCCACGCACTATGAACCCTTCGGCGGCGGGGCAAGCCTGCCCACCGACATCGAAAGCCACATGTACACCAGCCCGCAGGAGCTGCAGGCGGCGGGCGAGGATGCCAAACGCACCAGGCCGGTCTACCTCTGCGAATATGCGCACGCCATGAATAACTCCATGGGATCAGTGGGCGATTACAACGACCTTTTCGATAAGTATCCAACGTTGATGGGCGGAGCCATCTGGGAATGGGAAGACCAGGGACTGTGGAACGGCCGCGATCCCAATCACCAGTACATGGCCTATGGCGGCGGATTTGGTGATTTTCCCAACGACAAATACTTCATCCACAAGGGTGTTGTCTTTTCCGACCGCACACCGAAGCCTCATTACCCTGAGCTGAAGCGTGCCTATCAATGGGTAAGCTTCACCCCGATCGCTCTGGATCGCGGAACGATTGGCATCCGGAACAGGTATGCGTTCACCAACCTGAACACCTTCGTGCCGCACTGGACCCTCAGCGAAGACGGTATGACCATCGACGGTGGCACACTTCCCCCCATCGACGTGGCGCCGGGTGCGAGCTCTGAGGTGACGCTGCCGATCCGCCCCCTGTCCCGGAAGCCAGGGCGCGAATACTTCCTCCAGCTCTCCTTTGAGCTGGCAAAGCCGGAGCTCTGGGCAGATGCGGGATATCCAGTCGCGACACAGCAGTTTGTACTGCCCGTCGCACCTGCCGTAATGAGGGAGATTGCACAGTCAGACGTACCTGCATCCCTGAAGCTTGCCGAGGACGACAGGTCCATTACCGTGACGGGTAACTCGTTTCGCGTTGCGTTTGACAAACGGCAGGGAACCATCTCGCAGATCGAGCGGGGCGGCACATCGCTGTTGATGGAAGGTGGCGGGCCGAAGCTCTACCTGTGGCGTGCACCCCACCGCAATGACGATGAGTGGGCTTCCAAGGCGTGGGACAAGTACGGCATCAATGAGCTGCAGACATCGGTGAAGAGCATCAAAGCGACCCAACTGGGTGACTCGCAGGTGCTGGTGGAGGCCACGCTGCTGGAGCAGGGGCGCCAGGGTTGGTCGGCAACCTACAGGACCGCGTACACCGTTTCAGGCGACGGCTCCATTGCGGTGAAAAACAACTTCGTACCTGCGGGCGAGAGGATTCCGCTGGCAAGAATCGGTGTGCGTCTGATGCTGAACAGGGCTTACAACCGCTTAACCTACCTGGGCCGGGGACCCATGGAAAACTACTCCGACCGTGATCGCGGATCGGACGTGGGTCTGTATTCCAGCACCGTGCAGGAGCAGTTGACCCCCTATCCGAAGCCGATGGAAGCGGGGAACCATGAAGACGTCCGCTGGGCTGCGCTGGCCGCCAGCGGTCTGCCCTCGCTGGTAGCCGTGAGTGAGGGCAAGCTGTTGCAGGTATCCGCTCTACCGCTCCGGGATGAAGATCTCGACCAGCCGGCTCATGCGGAGGACCTGCCGCCGAGTACGTCCACGGTGCTCACGCTGGATACACGCACGCTCGGCGTCGGCTCCAACAGTTGCGGACCGAAGCCCCTGCCGCAATACATGGTCTGGTCCGATCCAACGGAGTTTTCATATGTGCTGCGACTGCTGCCCGCCGGCGACCATGAGTACCGCGATGCGGCGAGACTGCCGAATCTGGCGCAGTCACGGCCGTCTGCAACGCGAGATAACTTGCGATGA
- a CDS encoding zinc ribbon domain-containing protein produces the protein MTQQSAVLLIAFLAGIVIAAVLLGSATRKLLPRSAMGIAALAIPMWVLYFVSGQGRSLLATKGFLNAMPEALWFGLTFGVFTAAFFLALGYIYGDAKRRQMPAWAWVIAAFLIPNFIGFILYLVFRRPLLGPCSSCGKPVRGGEAFCRHCGHSQGS, from the coding sequence ATGACACAGCAATCGGCGGTGCTTTTGATAGCGTTCTTGGCCGGGATTGTAATCGCGGCTGTCTTATTGGGATCGGCAACGCGGAAGCTTCTACCGCGATCTGCAATGGGCATCGCGGCACTGGCGATCCCGATGTGGGTGCTCTATTTTGTTTCCGGCCAGGGCCGTTCCCTACTTGCCACCAAAGGATTTCTCAATGCGATGCCGGAAGCGCTTTGGTTTGGCTTAACGTTTGGCGTCTTCACCGCGGCTTTTTTCCTTGCCCTCGGATATATCTATGGGGACGCAAAAAGGCGTCAAATGCCTGCCTGGGCCTGGGTGATTGCCGCTTTCCTCATACCCAATTTCATTGGATTCATCCTTTATCTTGTGTTCCGAAGGCCTCTCCTTGGGCCTTGCAGTTCCTGTGGCAAGCCTGTTCGCGGGGGAGAAGCATTCTGCAGGCACTGCGGGCACTCGCAGGGTTCTTAG
- a CDS encoding MarR family winged helix-turn-helix transcriptional regulator: MSRAENTWTNMAAEHPMADRLGYVLKRAQHALRTTMDDQLSHLGLTTAQFNVLSAVQQQPGISNASLARGSFVTAQSMLGIVANLEKAELMRRTPHEIHGRIMQSELTPKGTKVLTSAREAIHAVEKGMTAGFTAAEIRTLVTLLQRCAQNIQST, translated from the coding sequence ATGTCAAGAGCGGAAAACACGTGGACGAATATGGCAGCCGAACATCCGATGGCAGATCGACTTGGTTATGTACTCAAACGAGCACAACACGCACTCCGGACAACCATGGATGACCAGCTCAGCCATCTGGGGCTGACCACGGCACAGTTCAATGTGCTATCCGCCGTTCAACAACAGCCAGGTATTTCAAATGCCTCCCTCGCACGCGGGTCTTTCGTCACAGCACAGAGCATGCTTGGCATCGTGGCCAACCTGGAGAAGGCGGAGCTGATGCGCCGGACGCCGCACGAGATACACGGACGTATCATGCAGAGTGAGTTGACCCCAAAAGGTACGAAGGTGCTGACAAGCGCTCGTGAAGCTATCCATGCAGTCGAGAAGGGGATGACGGCCGGCTTTACTGCTGCGGAGATCCGCACCCTCGTGACTCTGCTGCAAAGGTGTGCTCAGAATATTCAATCCACATAG
- a CDS encoding zf-HC2 domain-containing protein encodes MNIDHHETFQRMIDESLAGALSAENEQSLREHLSTCATCREYLSASNRIIAGLSGFSFEVNPTLNARVLVALKLYNTGTMRQHSVPFKNWAAFAVALSMSFVGSGLVYQMAERLAVPMHFVSAQVQAGVLVFWLLPSLCAALCLLAAPGENRGIA; translated from the coding sequence ATGAATATTGACCACCACGAAACTTTCCAACGCATGATCGACGAGAGTCTGGCGGGCGCCCTCTCAGCGGAGAACGAACAATCTCTTCGCGAGCATCTCTCCACTTGCGCTACCTGCAGGGAGTATCTCAGCGCCAGCAACCGGATTATCGCGGGCCTCAGCGGTTTTTCCTTCGAGGTAAATCCAACCCTCAATGCCAGGGTTCTCGTAGCCCTTAAGCTGTATAACACCGGGACAATGCGACAGCACAGCGTGCCATTCAAGAACTGGGCTGCATTTGCTGTGGCACTCTCGATGTCATTTGTCGGATCGGGACTCGTGTACCAGATGGCCGAGCGCCTGGCGGTCCCAATGCATTTTGTCTCTGCTCAAGTCCAGGCAGGCGTGCTCGTCTTTTGGCTGCTGCCATCTCTTTGCGCGGCCTTATGTCTGCTCGCGGCGCCTGGTGAGAATAGAGGTATTGCATGA
- a CDS encoding family 43 glycosylhydrolase → MHSHTSSAQTSSWTRRQFVQIGGSAVSAGVATSWPALSFASSLPSHTAGTYSNPVIAGDHPDAGAIRVGSEYYLVHTTDHFSPGLLIWHSRDLVHWKAAGAALDAYYGAVWAPFLCEYKGLFYIYYPCDGKIFVVHAPHPLGPWSKPIALGIGGIDPTHGATPEGRRVLYLAGGGMAELSDDGLSVKAPPRKVLSAWTIPDNWQVECECLEAPKLLFHDGYYHLTVAEGGTSGPPTSHMVLSARSRNIDGLWEWSPHNPIVHTRSRAETWWSQGHGRLVDDADGSWWMTYHSYRNGAQNLGRQVLLLPIEWTADGWYKVRDDISAGNPIPKAHLEPEPSADTAGAFSGTALDLQWQFWKGYDLNRVRLADGSLTLAAHGDSIQTTSPLTRAATHPNYTVEVDIEITQGCEAGLILFYDSTHLCGLRLTSDPRTRSPGKTFLVQGGRATLRIVNVDQVADFYYHLQDGPTAGKWTHIRDSLDVTTYQQNAIGGFLDLRPALYACGTGSATFRKWKYEPK, encoded by the coding sequence ATGCACTCTCACACTTCTTCGGCACAGACCTCATCCTGGACCCGGCGGCAGTTCGTTCAGATTGGAGGGTCAGCCGTAAGCGCGGGTGTGGCCACGTCGTGGCCGGCACTTTCGTTTGCATCGTCACTGCCATCGCATACTGCCGGGACCTATAGCAACCCGGTGATCGCGGGTGACCATCCCGATGCGGGTGCTATCCGCGTCGGCAGTGAATACTACCTGGTTCATACCACCGACCACTTTTCGCCCGGCCTGCTCATCTGGCACTCACGCGATCTGGTGCATTGGAAGGCCGCTGGAGCGGCGCTCGATGCCTACTATGGAGCCGTCTGGGCGCCCTTCCTGTGCGAATACAAGGGGCTCTTCTACATCTACTATCCCTGCGACGGCAAGATCTTCGTTGTACACGCGCCGCATCCGTTGGGACCATGGAGCAAGCCGATAGCGCTCGGTATTGGCGGGATCGATCCCACACACGGTGCCACTCCGGAAGGCCGCCGTGTCCTCTATCTGGCGGGCGGAGGGATGGCGGAGCTTTCAGACGACGGCCTCTCCGTGAAGGCACCGCCGCGCAAGGTATTGTCCGCGTGGACCATTCCAGACAACTGGCAGGTCGAATGCGAATGCCTTGAGGCGCCCAAGCTGCTGTTCCACGACGGCTACTATCACCTGACGGTCGCAGAGGGCGGAACCTCCGGGCCGCCCACAAGCCACATGGTGCTCTCTGCCCGCAGCCGCAACATCGACGGCCTCTGGGAGTGGTCGCCGCACAACCCCATCGTTCACACTCGCAGCAGGGCAGAGACGTGGTGGTCGCAGGGTCATGGACGCCTGGTGGACGATGCGGACGGCTCCTGGTGGATGACGTACCATTCCTACCGGAATGGCGCTCAGAACCTTGGCCGCCAGGTGCTGCTGCTGCCCATCGAATGGACTGCAGACGGCTGGTACAAGGTGCGTGATGACATCTCGGCTGGAAACCCCATCCCTAAGGCTCACCTGGAACCCGAACCGTCAGCGGACACGGCTGGCGCGTTCTCCGGCACAGCACTTGATCTGCAATGGCAGTTCTGGAAGGGCTATGACCTGAACCGGGTGCGCCTTGCGGACGGCTCGCTCACACTCGCCGCCCACGGCGACAGCATCCAGACCACATCGCCGCTCACGCGCGCCGCCACGCACCCGAACTACACGGTCGAGGTTGACATCGAGATCACGCAGGGGTGCGAGGCAGGATTGATCCTCTTTTACGACAGCACTCACCTCTGCGGACTGCGCCTCACCTCGGACCCAAGAACCCGGTCTCCCGGCAAGACCTTCCTCGTGCAAGGCGGACGAGCAACCCTGCGGATCGTCAACGTGGACCAGGTCGCAGACTTCTACTATCACCTTCAGGACGGACCCACCGCAGGCAAGTGGACGCACATCCGCGATTCACTAGATGTCACGACTTACCAGCAGAATGCGATTGGAGGCTTTCTTGATTTAAGGCCCGCTTTGTATGCCTGCGGCACTGGATCAGCGACCTTCCGGAAGTGGAAATACGAGCCGAAGTAG
- a CDS encoding IS110 family RNA-guided transposase, with the protein MKNPAQHLIAEAPRRQAKVEMTIGIDLGDVWSHYCTLNQDGEVVDRGRFRTIPKAIEKWFTDVAPARVAMEAGTHSIWISAQLQELGHEVIVANVRELRAISHSDRKSDQVDAEKLARYARLDPNILRPIAHRTVEQQQALTLIRARALLVRLRTAAVNAVRGLTKSCGHRMPASATTCFAQRSLAVMPPGLAQALGPVLQQIAEMTIKIKLYDRQIQQLGQTEYPETQALLKVHGVGHLTALTFVLTLGSKERFGRSRDVGCYLGLRPRRSQSGDHDPQLGITHAGNAYLRSLLIECSNHILRPHGRDSALRQWGLHLAGRGGKQAKSKAVVAVARKLAVLLHHLWSTQEPYVPFYEQAA; encoded by the coding sequence ATGAAGAATCCAGCGCAACACCTCATCGCTGAAGCTCCACGCAGGCAAGCCAAGGTCGAGATGACGATCGGCATCGACCTTGGCGATGTCTGGAGTCATTACTGCACCCTTAACCAGGACGGAGAAGTGGTCGACCGTGGCCGCTTCAGAACTATCCCGAAGGCGATCGAGAAGTGGTTTACCGACGTGGCTCCAGCGCGGGTTGCGATGGAGGCTGGAACACACTCGATCTGGATCAGCGCACAGTTGCAGGAACTAGGTCACGAAGTCATCGTGGCGAACGTTCGCGAGTTGCGGGCGATCTCGCACAGTGACCGGAAGAGCGATCAGGTCGATGCTGAGAAGCTGGCAAGATATGCCCGGCTTGATCCGAACATCCTTCGTCCGATCGCCCATCGCACGGTCGAGCAACAGCAGGCTCTGACTCTGATCCGTGCGCGAGCTCTGCTGGTGCGACTGCGTACCGCTGCGGTGAATGCCGTTCGTGGTCTGACGAAGTCGTGCGGCCACCGTATGCCTGCCTCCGCCACAACGTGCTTCGCCCAGCGCAGCCTGGCCGTTATGCCGCCTGGACTGGCACAGGCGCTCGGTCCGGTACTTCAGCAGATCGCGGAGATGACAATAAAGATCAAGCTGTACGACCGGCAGATCCAGCAGCTCGGCCAGACCGAGTATCCGGAGACACAGGCTCTGCTGAAGGTTCACGGCGTCGGCCACCTCACCGCCTTGACCTTCGTGCTAACGCTCGGCAGCAAGGAGCGGTTCGGACGAAGTCGCGACGTTGGGTGTTACCTGGGCCTACGACCTCGTCGAAGTCAGTCCGGAGATCACGATCCTCAACTCGGCATCACCCATGCTGGCAACGCATACCTTCGAAGTCTGCTGATCGAGTGCTCCAACCACATCCTGCGACCGCACGGACGAGACTCGGCGTTGCGACAGTGGGGTCTCCACTTAGCTGGCCGAGGCGGCAAACAGGCCAAAAGTAAGGCCGTCGTTGCCGTAGCCCGCAAGCTTGCCGTGTTGCTTCATCACCTCTGGAGCACTCAAGAGCCGTACGTGCCGTTCTACGAACAAGCTGCTTGA